The following proteins are encoded in a genomic region of Triticum dicoccoides isolate Atlit2015 ecotype Zavitan chromosome 1B, WEW_v2.0, whole genome shotgun sequence:
- the LOC119349734 gene encoding cysteine-rich receptor-like protein kinase 6 — MRTTRPRMMSHRLVLSVAIVAALLVPGATGYPWKDCGDGQFAAGSKYLANINLLAASLPKNAAVSPDLFATAEAGAAPDKVWALALCRGDANATSCLSCLAQAFRDLPNVCDYSKVATMYYDSCTLHYSNASRDPAPVAARTYRYWESTNVTSEQAQFNSLVARLVNATADYAAYNSTRRYASGEADFDREFPKIYSWAQCTPDLTGPQCRQCLAKNTVLLPEYFVDSTGARALQVRCSFRYQTYSFFDGPVMVRLPAPSSSTQAPAPAPAPVAVPTGLTPKPATASTEDPSYFADEEDNESVDSMLIDISTLRVATGNFADSNKLGDGGFGAVYKGILPDGDEIAVKRLSKSSTQGVEELKNELSLVAKLRHKNLVTLLGVCLEQQERLLVYEFVPNRSLDLFLFDAEKHVELDWEKRYKIINGIARGLQYLHEDSQLRVVHRDLKTSNILLDKDMNPKISDFGIARLFGQDQTHGITKHVVGTYGYMAPEYVMCGNYSVKSDSFSFRVMVLEIVTGRKNNDYNNSEKSQDLLNVMWDRWMATTVLDMMDPCMNTSFSESCVLRCIHIGLLCVQENPADRPLMSSVVMMLGSDTVPLSAPSKPAFYTKEASDNLGIESHHRRLHLPAGDTQRPRPTR; from the exons ATGCGCACCACAAGGCCGAGGATGATGTCTCACCGGCTCGTCCTGTCCGTGGCCATCGTCGCGGCCCTGCTTGTGCCCGGAGCCACGGGATACCCGTGGAAGGACTGCGGCGACGGCCAATTCGCGGCCGGCAGCAAGTACCTGGCCAACATCAACCTCCTCGCGGCCTCGCTCCCCAAGAACGCCGCGGTGTCCCCGGACCTCTTCGCCACCGCCGAGGCCGGCGCCGCCCCGGACAAGGTCTGGGCCCTCGCGCTCTGCCGCGGCGACGCTAACGCCACGTCCTGCCTCAGCTGCCTCGCCCAGGCCTTCCGGGACCTGCCCAACGTGTGCGACTACAGCAAGGTGGCCACCATGTACTACGACTCGTGCACGCTCCACTACTCCAACGCCTCCCGGGACCCGGCGCCGGTGGCGGCGCGGACGTATAGGTACTGGGAGAGCACAAATGTCACGTCCGAGCAGGCCCAGTTCAACAGCCTCGTGGCCAGGCTCGTGAACGCCACCGCGGACTACGCCGCGTACAACTCCACGCGCCGGTACGCCTCCGGGGAGGCCGACTTCGACCGGGAGTTTCCCAAGATCTACAGCTGGGCGCAGTGCACGCCCGACCTCACCGGGCCGCAGTGCCGACAGTGCCTCGCCAAGAACACGGTGCTGCTGCCGGAGTATTTCGTGGATAGCACAGGAGCCAGAGCTCTGCAGGTCAGGTGCAGCTTCCGGTACCAGACCTATTCCTTCTTTGATGGCCCTGTCATGGTGCGGCTGCCAGCACCATCATCGAGCACCCAAGCACCCGCGCCTGCTCCTGCGCCTGTTGCGGTACCCACGGGTTTGACGCCGAAGCCGGCGACGGCATCCACAGAAG ATCCCAGTTATTTCGCCGACGAGGAGGACAATGAAAGTGTAGACTCGATGTTGATTGACATTTCAACCTTGCGAGTTGCAACCGGGAATTTTGCAGATAGCAACAAGCTTGGTGATGGCGGATTTGGTGCCGTGTACAAG GGTATTCTTCCAGACGGTGACGAAATAGCAGTGAAGAGACTATCAAAGAGCTCAACACAAGGAGTAGAGGAGCTCAAAAATGAACTCTCTTTGGTTGCAAAGCTTAGGCACAAGAACCTTGTCACACTTCTTGGCGTCTGCTTGGAGCAACAAGAGAGGCTGCTTGTCTACGAGTTCGTTCCTAACCGAAGCCTCGACCTCTTCCTTTTCG ATGCTGAGAAACATGTAGAACTGGATTGGGAAAAGAGGTACAAGATCATTAATGGAATTGCTCGAGGATTGCAATACCTCCATGAAGACTCCCAGCTCAGAGTGGTCCACCGTGATCTCAAAACTAGCAACATATTGCTTGACAAAGATATGAATCCGAAGATATCAGATTTTGGAATTGCGAGACTATTTGGGCAAGACCAGACCCATGGAATAACGAAACATGTCGTCGGCACATA CGGATATATGGCACCGGAGTACGTGATGTGTGGGAACTACTCTGTGAAATCTGATTCATTCAGCTTCCGCGTCATGGTTCTTGAGATTGTGACGGGAAGGAAGAACAATGACTACAATAATTCTGAGAAATCTCAAGATCTTCTGAATGTG ATGTGGGACCGTTGGATGGCCACAACAGTGTTGGACATGATGGATCCGTGCATGAACACCAGCTTCTCAGAGAGCTGCGTGCTAAGATGCATCCATATAGGGCTTCTGTGTGTTCAAGAAAACCCGGCTGATCGACCACTTATGTCGTCTGTGGTCATGATGCTCGGAAGCGATACCGTGCCTCTCTCTGCCCCATCTAAGCCGGCGTTCTACACCAAGGAGGCTAGCGACAACTTGGGCATCGAGTCACATCACCGTCGGCTCCATCTTCCTGCCGGAGACACCCAACGGCCTCGTCCGACAAGGTAA
- the LOC119349739 gene encoding cysteine-rich receptor-like protein kinase 6, producing the protein MRTTRPRMMSHRLVLSVAIVAALLVPGATGYPWKDCGDGQFAAGSKYLANINLLAASLPKNAAVSPDLFATAEAGAAPDKVWALALCRGDANATSCLSCLAQAFRDLPNVCDYIKVATMYYDSCTLHYSNASRDPAPVAARTYRYWESTNVTSEQAQFNSLVARLVNATADYAAYNSTRRYASGEADFDREFPKIYSWGQCTPDLTGPQCRQCLAKNTVLLPEYFVDSTGARALQVRCSFRYQTYSFFDGPVMVRLPAPSSSTQAPAPAPAPVAVPTGLTPKPATASTKGRKYSVPGIVLIILLPTVAAINLVACFFFWRRKRPLAKTKQSDPSYFADEEDNESVDSMLIDISTLRVATGNFADSNKLGDGGFGAVYKGILPDGDEIAVKRLSKSSTQGVEELKNELSLVAKLRHKNLVTLLGVCLEQQERLLVYEFVPNRSLDLFLFDAEKHVELDWEKRYKMINGIARGLQYLHEDSQLRVVHRDLKTSNILLDKDMNPKISDFGIARLFGQDQTHGITKHVVGTYGYMAPEYVMCGNYSVKSDSFSFRVMVLEIVTGRKNNDYNNSEKSQDLLNVMWDRWMATTVLDMMDPCMNTSFSESCVLRCIHIGLLCVQENPADRPLMSSVVMMLGSDTVPLSAPSKPAFYTKEASDNLGIAST; encoded by the exons ATGCGCACCACAAGGCCGAGGATGATGTCTCACCGGCTCGTCCTGTCCGTGGCCATCGTCGCGGCCCTGCTTGTGCCCGGCGCCACGGGATACCCGTGGAAGGACTGCGGCGACGGCCAATTCGCGGCCGGCAGCAAGTACCTAGCCAACATCAACCTCCTCGCGGCCTCGCTCCCCAAGAACGCCGCGGTGTCCCCGGACCTCTTCGCCACCGCCGAGGCCGGCGCCGCCCCGGACAAGGTCTGGGCCCTCGCGCTCTGCCGCGGCGACGCTAACGCCACGTCCTGCCTCAGCTGCCTCGCCCAGGCCT TCCGGGACCTGCCCAACGTGTGCGACTACATCAAGGTGGCCACCATGTACTACGACTCGTGCACGCTCCACTACTCCAACGCCTCCCGGGACCCGGCGCCGGTGGCGGCGCGGACGTATAGGTACTGGGAGAGCACAAATGTCACGTCCGAGCAGGCCCAGTTCAACAGCCTCGTGGCCAGGCTCGTGAACGCCACCGCGGACTACGCCGCGTACAACTCCACACGCCGGTACGCCTCCGGGGAGGCCGACTTCGACCGGGAGTTTCCCAAGATCTACAGCTGGGGGCAGTGCACGCCCGACCTCACCGGGCCGCAGTGCCGACAGTGCCTCGCCAAGAACACGGTGCTGCTGCCGGAGTATTTCGTGGACAGCACAGGAGCCAGAGCTCTGCAGGTCAGGTGCAGCTTCCGGTACCAGACCTATTCCTTCTTTGATGGCCCTGTCATGGTGCGGCTGCCAGCACCATCATCGAGCACCCAAGCACCCGCGCCTGCTCCTGCGCCTGTTGCGGTACCCACGGGTTTGACGCCGAAGCCGGCGACGGCATCCACAAAAG GTAGAAAATACAGTGTCCCTGGCATTGTTCTTATTATTCTGCTGCCTACTGTAGCTGCCATAAACCTTGTGGCTTGCTTCTTTTTCTGGAGAAGGAAGCGGCCACTAGCAAAAACAAAACAGTCAG ATCCCAGTTATTTCGCCGACGAGGAGGACAATGAAAGTGTAGACTCGATGTTGATTGACATTTCAACCTTGCGAGTTGCAACCGGGAATTTTGCAGATAGCAACAAGCTTGGTGATGGCGGATTTGGTGCCGTGTACAAG GGTATTCTTCCAGACGGTGACGAAATAGCAGTGAAGAGACTATCAAAGAGCTCAACACAAGGAGTAGAGGAGCTCAAAAATGAACTCTCTTTGGTTGCAAAGCTTAGGCACAAGAACCTTGTCACACTTCTTGGCGTCTGCTTGGAGCAACAAGAGAGGCTGCTTGTCTACGAGTTCGTTCCTAACCGAAGCCTCGACCTCTTCCTTTTCG ATGCTGAGAAACATGTAGAACTGGATTGGGAAAAGAGGTACAAGATGATTAATGGAATTGCTCGAGGATTGCAATACCTCCATGAAGACTCCCAGCTCAGAGTGGTCCACCGTGATCTCAAAACTAGCAACATATTGCTTGACAAAGATATGAATCCGAAGATATCAGATTTTGGAATTGCGAGACTATTTGGGCAAGACCAGACCCATGGAATAACGAAACATGTCGTCGGCACATA CGGATATATGGCACCGGAGTACGTGATGTGTGGGAACTACTCTGTGAAATCTGATTCATTCAGCTTCCGCGTCATGGTTCTTGAGATTGTGACGGGAAGGAAGAACAATGACTACAATAATTCTGAGAAATCTCAAGATCTTCTGAATGTG ATGTGGGACCGTTGGATGGCCACAACAGTGTTGGACATGATGGATCCGTGCATGAACACCAGCTTCTCAGAGAGCTGCGTGCTAAGATGCATCCATATAGGGCTTCTGTGTGTTCAAGAAAACCCGGCTGATCGACCACTTATGTCGTCTGTGGTCATGATGCTCGGAAGCGATACCGTGCCTCTCTCTGCCCCATCTAAGCCGGCGTTCTACACCAAGGAGGCTAGCGACAACTTGGGCATCGCGTCAACTTAG
- the LOC119350959 gene encoding cysteine-rich receptor-like protein kinase 6 yields the protein MLPGGYTVLAMLIAVHLLAPTESASMECDGNPQTSNSSFPSTLKLPAAGLPGNASTSPNGFATATVGTAPGLVYGMALCTFKKMARALIFDLTALQEATQNFSEANKLGEGGYGIVYKGILPDGQEIAVKKLLGATEHGLHQLRNEVLLLAELQHKNLVRLQGFCSHRNDTLLVYEYIKNGSLDNFLFDTSEVNTLNWEQQYNIILGIAKGILYLHEDSNPRIIHRDLKANNILLDEEMDPKIADFGLARLLQEGHTHTQNTRAAGTLGYMAPEYAIHGSVSPKIDIFSLGVLVLEIITRRRNCGSDYGDTVNLISDVWNYWTKGTISEMMDGSLNGYPRSQALRCIHIGLLCVQPDPDDRPQISTVIFMLTRDTMELQPPTQPAFFFGTESPSPASPRYGQCRDVHARFDLVPEDDVSWNGVTITEPYPR from the exons ATGCTCCCCGGCGGCTACACCGTCCTGGCCATGCTCATCGCGGTCCACCTGCTAGCGCCGACTGAGTCGGCCTCAATGGAGTGCGACGGCAACCCCCAAACGTCCAACAGCTCCTTTCCCTCGACCCTGAAGCTGCCTGCCGCGGGACTCCCCGGCAACGCCTCCACCTCCCCAAACGGcttcgccaccgccaccgtcggCACGGCGCCCGGCCTAGTCTACGGCATGGCCCTCTGCA CATTCAAGAAAATGGCGAGAGCCTTGATCTTCGATTTGACGGCACTGCAAGAGGCAACCCAGAACTTTTCAGAAGCGAATAAGCTTGGAGAAGGCGGTTATGGAATTGTATACAAG GGAATACTGCCGGATGGGCAAGAAATAGCAGTGAAGAAGCTCTTGGGAGCAACTGAGCATGGTTTGCATCAGTTGCGCAATGAGGTGCTTCTATTGGCAGAGCTTCAGCACAAGAATCTTGTCAGATTACAGGGGTTTTGCTCGCATCGGAATGATACGTTGCTTGTTTACGAATATATCAAGAACGGGAGCCTCGACAACTTTCTATTCG ATACTAGTGAGGTTAATACTCTAAACTGGGAGCAACAGTACAACATCATTCTTGGAATAGCCAAGGGAATACTGTATCTTCACGAGGACTCCAACCCAAGGATAATCCACAGGGACCTTAAAGCTAATAATATCCTTCTTGACGAGGAGATGGATCCTAAAATCGCAGACTTTGGATTGGCACGGCTGCTACAAGAAGGTCACACTCATACTCAAAACACTAGAGCTGCCGGAACACT TGGTTATATGGCGCCGGAGTACGCAATACACGGAAGTGTGTCACCCAAGATCGATATTTTCAGTCTTGGTGTACTAGTCCTTGAAATTATAACCAGGAGAAGGAACTGCGGTTCAGATTATGGGGATACCGTGAACCTCATTAGTGAT GTGTGGAATTACTGGACAAAAGGAACAATATCAGAAATGATGGACGGATCACTCAATGGATACCCTCGAAGCCAAGCGCTACGGTGCATCCACATCGGGCTACTGTGTGTCCAACCGGACCCTGATGACAGGCCTCAAATATCAACCGTCATTTTCATGTTAACAAGGGACACCATGGAGCTTCAGCCACCGACACAGCCTGCATTCTTCTTTGGGACAGAATCGCCATCTCCAGCTTCTCCACGATATGGGCAATGCCGGGATGTGCATGCCCGGTTTGATTTAGTACCGGAAGATGACGTATCTTGGAATGGGGTTACGATTACTGAGCCATATCCTAGGTGA
- the LOC119349736 gene encoding glucan endo-1,3-beta-glucosidase 13-like has protein sequence MTRLLIILLGAALPLLFSLSEGGELGVCYGRVATDLPDPASVVQLLKKNNITMVRIYDTDPTVLRLLANTGIKVTVELTNEELPLAAADENNFALQWVQSNVKAYYPSTLINAVMIGNEVFKEASHLNSQLVPAMKKVQAALVKLGLADAVKVSTPIAFDALQTSFPPSAGAFKDDIALSVMSPMLDFFRQTGSYLSVNLYPYLAYLSTPGISINYLLFRPNAGVNDTVSGQTYFSLFDAQLDAVYYAMEKLPSSSLRAGGMRKLTAGPDITTEARVSEGSQPNQGNHGVGTPQNAQDFMAGLTSQVLQGTPAVNGNSPLAASAVRGTPHRPNTDLNVYIFALFNENSKPADEQNFGLFYPNQQPVYPNPIDFVHGGTIGGPVRASYCVANAAVGDAALQEALDYACDNGADCSAIQPGKPCFEPDTKLAHASYAFNDYYQKKGRASSACDFSGAGTIVSQAPSGACDPSPSWCVANAAVGEARLQMALDYACGHGGADCTDIQPGARCFDPDTKAAHASFAFNDYYQRRGRATGTCDFAGAGNIVRQAPKIGNCVLPSTA, from the exons ATGACTCGCCTCCTCATCATCCTCCTCGGTGCCGCATTACCGCTGCTCTTCTCCCTTTCAG AGGGGGGCGAGTTGGGCGTGTGCTATGGGAGGGTGGCGACTGACCTGCCGGATCCGGCGTCCGTGGTGCAACTGCTCAAGAAGAACAACATCACCATGGTGAGGATCTACGACACCGACCCCACGGTGCTGCGCTTGCTGGCCAACACCGGCATTAAGGTGACGGTGGAGCTGACCAACGAGGAGCTGCCGCTTGCGGCGGCCGACGAAAATAATTTCGCGCTCCAGTGGGTGCAGAGCAACGTGAAGGCCTACTACCCGTCTACGCTGATCAATGCGGTGATGATCGGGAACGAGGTGTTCAAAGAGGCTAGTCACCTAAACTCTCAGCTCGTCCCAGCCATGAAGAAGGTGCAGGCGGCGCTGGTGAAACTGGGCCTGGCGGACGCCGTGAAGGTGAGCACGCCCATCGCGTTTGACGCACTCCAGACGTCATTCCCGCCATCCGCCGGCGCCTTCAAGGACGACATCGCGCTGTCAGTGATGAGTCCCATGCTCGACTTTTTCCGACAGACCGGTTCGTACCTCTCGGTGAACCTCTACCCATACCTCGCGTACCTGAGTACTCCGGGCATCTCCATCAACTATCTCTTGTTCCGCCCAAACGCCGGCGTGAATGACACCGTCAGCGGGCAAACGTACTTCAGCCTCTTTGACGCCCAACTTGACGCAGTCTACTATGCAATGGAGAAGTTGCCATCCTCCAGCCTTCGCGCCGGGGGGATGAGGAAGCTCACAGCAGGGCCCGATATAACCACAGAAGCGCGAGTTTCAGAGGGCAGTCAGCCAAACCAGGGAAATCATGGCGTGGGAACCCCACAAAACGCCCAAGATTTCATGGCTGGTCTCACCAGCCAGGTGCTGCAGGGTACCCCCGCCGTAAATGGAAACAGCCCGCTGGCTGCCAGCGCCGTCCGCGGCACCCCGCACCGTCCCAACACCGATCTCAACGTGTACATCTTCGCACTCTTCAACGAGAACAGCAAGCCGGCGGACGAGCAGAACTTTGGGTTGTTCTACCCGAACCAGCAGCCCGTGTACCCGAACCCGATCGACTTCGTTCATGGCGGCACCATCGGCGGGCCCGTGCGTGCGAGCTATTGCGTGGCGAACGCGGCGGTCGGGGATGCGGCCTTGCAGGAGGCGCTGGACTACGCGTGCGACAACGGGGCGGACTGCAGCGCCATCCAGCCAGGCAAGCCCTGCTTCGAGCCCGACACCAAGCTGGCGCACGCGTCATACGCCTTCAACGACTACTACCAGAAGAAGGGCCGGGCCAGCAGCGCCTGCGACTTCAGCGGCGCCGGCACCATTGTCAGCCAGGCACCATCAGGTGCGTGCGACCCGAGCCCGAGCTGGTGCGTGGCTAACGCGGCGGTGGGCGAGGCTCGGCTTCAGATGGCCCTTGATTACGCGTGCGGGCACGGCGGCGCGGACTGCACGGACATCCAACCCGGAGCACGGTGCTTCGACCCCGACACCAAGGCCGCGCATGCGTCCTTCGCATTCAACGACTATTACCAGCGGCGTGGCCGGGCCACCGGAACGTGCGACTTCGCCGGCGCCGGTAACATTGTCCGGCAGGCACCAA AGATCGGCAACTGCGTGCTGCCGTCAACGGCCTGA
- the LOC119349733 gene encoding cysteine-rich receptor-like protein kinase 6 encodes MAAHRLALSVLVLAVLLLAHGGHVAGEPWPLCGDGGEFDDKSQYQANLNLAAAALPKNASASPNLFATAEAGAVPEKVTALALCRGDASSRACSSCLVNAFANLQNVCPGSKDAVIYYDACMLRYSDVQFLSADDSGPMGLDLSITVRNSGNATSEPGRYQRTVATLLNATADYAAYNSTRRYATGQADLDREFPKVYSWAQCTPDLTPGRCRDCLAQILAQLPLQFTDSIGGRLLAPRCSFRYETKPFMNGPVIVKLPARSGAPAPAVVPMAPASATSEGRKYSAPGMVLIILLPTIATINLVAWLFTLRRRRRQAFTKAKQPDQNYSIDEAQDIESVESMLIDISTLRAATKDFAENNKLGEGGFGPVFKGTLLNGDEIAVKRLSKSSTQGVEELKNELALVAKLKHKNLVRLVGVCLEQQERLLIYEFVPNRSLDLILFDEEKRQQLDWETRCKIINGVARGLQYLHEDSQLKVVHRDLKASNVLLDMNMNPKISDFGLAKIFGRDQTQGVTNRIVGTHGYMAPEYVMRGNYSAKSDTFSFGVLVLEIVTGRKNTDSCNSQQSQDLLTTVWEHWTAGTVLEMLDPCMNKSFSESDALRCIHVGLLCIQGNPTDRPMMSTVAMMLGSDTFSLPAPSKPAFYSRNAGANSSTGSSVSIPSVQARS; translated from the exons ATGGCGGCCCACCGTCTCGCCCTGTCTGTGCTCGTCCTTGCCGTCTTACTGCTCGCGCACGGCGGCCACGTCGCAGGAGAGCCGTGGCCACtgtgcggcgacggcggcgaattCGACGACAAGAGCCAGTACCAGGCCAACCtcaacctcgccgccgccgcgctcccCAAGAACGCGTCGGCGTCGCCCAACCTCTTCGCCACCGCCGAGGCCGGCGCCGTCCCGGAGAAGGTCACGGCCCTCGCGCTCTGCCGCGGTGACGCCAGCTCCAGGGCCTGCTCCAGCTGCCTCGTCAACGCCTTCGCCAACCTCCAGAACGTCTGCCCCGGCTCCAAGGACGCCGTCATCTACTACGACGCCTGCATGCTCCGCTACTCCGACGTCCAGTTCCTCTCCGCCGACGACTCCGGCCCCATGGGCCTGGACCTCAGCATCACGGTCCGCAACTCGGGGAACGCCACGTCGGAGCCGGGACGGTACCAGCGCACCGTGGCCACGCTCCTGAACGCCACCGCCGACTACGCCGCGTACAACTCCACGCGGCGGTACGCCACCGGCCAAGCCGACCTGGACCGGGAGTTCCCCAAGGTGTACAGCTGGGCGCAGTGCACCCCGGACCTGACGCCGGGCCGGTGCCGGGACTGCCTCGCCCAGATCTTAGCTCAGCTGCCGTTGCAGTTCACGGACAGTATCGGCGGCAGGCTTCTTGCTCCCCGATGCAGCTTCCGCTACGAGACCAAGCCCTTCATGAATGGCCCGGTGATCGTGAAGCTGCCGGCGCGATCTGGAGCGCCGGCGCCGGCCGTAGTGCCCATGGCTCCTGCATCGGCGACATCAGAGG GGAGAAAGTACAGTGCTCCTGGCATGGTACTTATAATTCTGTTGCCCACGATAGCAACCATAAACCTCGTCGCTTGGCTCTTTAcattgaggaggaggcggcgccaGGCATTCACAAAGGCAAAGCAACCAG ATCAAAATTATTCCATCGATGAAGCGCAAGACATCGAAAGTGTAGAGTCAATGTTAATTGACATTTCAACTTTGCGAGCGGCAACCAAGGATTTTGCGGAGAACAACAAACTTGGTGAAGGCGGATTTGGCCCCGTGTTCAAG GGTACTCTCTTGAACGGCGATGAGATCGCTGTGAAGAGACTCTCCAAGAGCTCAACGCAAGGGGTGGAGGAGCTCAAGAATGAGCTCGCCTTGGTTGCAAAGCTGAAGCACAAGAACCTTGTAAGACTGGTCGGCGTCTGCTTGGAGCAACAAGAGAGGCTGCTCATCTATGAGTTTGTTCCTAACCGAAGCCTCGATCTGATCCTTTTCG ATGAAGAGAAACGTCAGCAACTGGATTGGGAAACAAGGTGCAAGATCATAAACGGAGTCGCTCGAGGCTTGCAGTACCTCCATGAAGACTCTCAGCTCAAAGTAGTCCATCGTGACCTCAAAGCGAGCAATGTCTTGCTAGACATGAACATGAACCCCAAGATTTCAGATTTTGGCCTCGCCAAAATTTTCGGGAGAGACCAGACACAGGGCGTGACGAACCGCATCGTCGGCACACA TGGATACATGGCGCCCGAGTACGTGATGCGCGGGAACTACTCTGCGAAATCAGACACGTTCAGCTTTGGCGTGTTGGTCCTCGAGATCGTGACGGGAAGGAAGAACACTGACAGCTGCAACTCCCAACAATCTCAGGATCTCCTGACGACC GTATGGGAGCATTGGACGGCTGGAACAGTACTGGAGATGCTAGACCCGTGCATGAACAAGAGCTTCTCGGAGAGCGATGCGCTGAGGTGCATCCATGTCGGGCTTCTCTGCATCCAGGGCAACCCAACAGACCGGCCGATGATGTCCACGGTGGCCATGATGCTCGGCAGCGACACATTCTCTCTCCCGGCTCCCTCCAAGCCGGCGTTCTACTCTAGAAACGCCGGCGCCAATTCAAGCACCGGGTCAAGCGTCTCGATCCCGTCAGTGCAGGCCCGATCATAG
- the LOC119349738 gene encoding uncharacterized protein LOC119349738, whose protein sequence is MWWTALEWVLDLLEPLYVALRYADTQKKCTLSGFKKTMMTAIQKMSSHLGGGSQMLDRVMSKVSPRMEDMQNETLMVAAAVLDPFTHYRVNLSNLPEYASALTDVIEKIADPESALLAINEISTYRECRGRFRHSLARSSAERMAPTEWWFQFGGEVPNLQKWALRIVSQCVSSSGCERNWTAFALVHTKQRNRLLYCKLHKSVSVRYNLKLRAEEDEDIVKLSYREKEIDPCAVMMDTVMHDESNPMMEWLNEDEEHIVLDGSDAATAVLEEIRRLNSRRKASHLGRKEISRKGKRVREDEEDEFISSEDDDEANGSMDIDDGDDGQEEDYESDGEGLPRQAEKDARSQVNDIEVTRDENMVNRRSGRQAKKVKDVNSLYY, encoded by the exons ATGTGGTGGACAGCCTTAGAATGGGTTCTTGATTTGCTTGAGCCACTCTATGTAGCCCTCAGATATGCTGATACACAAAAGAAATGTACTCTATCTGGTTTCAAGAAGACTATGATGACAGCCATACAAAAGATGAGTTCTCATCTTGGTGGTGGGTCACAGATGTTAGATAGAGTCATGAGCAAGGTGTCCCCGAGGATGGAAGATATGCAAAATGAGACACTAATGGTTGCAG CTGCTGTCCTTGATCCGTTCACACATTATCGGGTGAATTTGAGCAACCTTCCAGAATATGCTTCTGCACTAACGGATGTCATCGAGAAGATAGCAGACCCTGAGAGCGCTCTTTTGGCTATCAATGAAATCAGCACTTATAGGGAATGTCGTGGGAGGTTTAGGCATAGTTTGGCACGCTCTTCCGCAGAAAGAATGGCACCAA CTGAGTGGTGGTTCCAGTTTGGAGGGGAAGTTCCTAATTTGCAGAAGTGGGCATTGAGAATTGTTTCACAGTGTGTCTCTTCAAGTGGCTGTGAGAGGAATTGGACTGCTTTTGCCTTGGTCCACACGAAGCAAAGAAATCGCCTTCTATACTGCAAGCTTCACAAAAGTGTTTCTGTACGCTACAACCTGAAG TTACgtgctgaagaagatgaagatatTGTGAAGCTGAGTTATAGGGAGAAGGAAATTGATCCATGTGCAGTGATGATGGATACAGTTATGCATGACGAATCAAACCCAATGATGGAGTGGCTGAACGAGGATGAAGAGCATATAGTCCTTGATGGATCTGATGCTGCTACTGCTGTGTTGGAGGAAATACGTCGCCTTAACTCAAGGAGGAAAGCCTCTCATCTTGGAAGGAAGGAAATTAGCAGGAAAGGAAAGAGGGTAcgtgaagatgaggaggatgaGTTCATTAGcagtgaggatgatgatgaagcGAATGGATCCATGGAcattgatgatggtgatgatggccAAGAAGAGGATTATGAATCTGATGGAGAAGGTTTGCCAAGACAAGCTGAAAAAGATGCACGAAGCCAAGTGAATGATATTGAGGTAACAAGGGATGAAAATATGGTGAATCGTAGATCTGGACGGCAAGCCAAGAAGGTCAAGGACGTCAACTCCCTTTACTATTAG